One segment of Megachile rotundata isolate GNS110a chromosome 6, iyMegRotu1, whole genome shotgun sequence DNA contains the following:
- the ckn gene encoding CRK like proto-oncogene, adaptor protein isoform X5 — translation MYSIDVGGMNRPSKAVTQAKKVAPPAVPDVFRHSGSSFGSAGYASSEDSCFLPGSGPGGTTDEGSYGVPSGKSPGPIFTHPGFAFPSVVGKYAHAEDQGIDMTQSPGRDSPGSSGSGSGSRHSTASLDSGRASGYHLGPRGPGALTSSPRCSISSLGSHPDRPADLDVVHAWLTELQFEEYFPLFASAGYDLATITRMTPEDLTAIGIKKPNHRKRLKAGIDNLNIGDGLPEHIPGSLEEWLRLLRLEEYLGALHQQGMRSVEDVTTLTWEDLEDIGIVRLGHQKKLLLAIKRVKDIRAGKRIQPLDLARLPPHPGQTQDVVIQRGGPDLPSPDEDCSSPVLRSFQRGGSDTTSGSAWRSMYAALPTDYNIIGRAGSRGKSLESLEDAPLGYPPSPAPSTHPQQIEWRPRSFEDGDLTPTNDTSVVDAGGGTLPRPRHCLVRPRPVAKVAATPGQFKSLPRDFDNKYQLTYGLESSPHLPKRCPPSPPRRQSSRDTSGTGVVGVGGTAVGDVVIDCSGPVPTASCDDHHMHHHQHHHLLHHPSPPPPAPAAAPSTPPQMNRPPSSMSRSWGSVSVNVNEEHELIASLALQHRNGSDASFKSSSSTESDSLPFANENAGTIKQRAARAQEYASGNSNNNIQSHGMTHHSGGSEPADVLNDIGNMLANLTDELDAMLEEEKRQGLTS, via the exons ATGTACAGCATTGACG TTGGCGGCATGAACCGGCCGTCCAAAGCTGTAACCCAGGCGAAGAAAGTGGCACCACCAGCTGTACCCGATGTATTTCGACATTCTGGTTCCTCTTTTGGATCCGCTGGATATGCGAGCAGCGAAGATAGCTGCTTCCTGCCCGGAAGTGGACCAGGAGGAACAACGGACGAGGGTTCTTACGGAGTGCCATCTGGAAAAAGTCCGGGACCTATTTTTACTCATCCTGGCTTTGCTTTTCCATCGGTTGTCGGCAAATATGCTCATGCCGAAGATCAAG GAATCGACATGACTCAAAGTCCTGGAAGAGATAGTCCAGGTAGTTCAGGATCAGGTTCTGGTTCCAGGCATTCGACCGCTTCGCTAGATTCAGGAAGAGCCTCGGGGTATCATTTAGGTCCTAGAGGACCTGGTGCTCTCACTTCGTCTCCCAGGTGTTCTATTAGCTCGCTTGGCAGTCATCCTGACAGACCGGCGGATCTTGACGTCGTTCATGCTTGGTTGACCGAGCTCCAATTCGAGGAATATTTCCCATTGTTTGCTTCTGCCGGTTACGATCTTGCTACTATAACGCGTATGACGCCGGAGGATTTAACAGCAATAG GGATCAAGAAGCCTAATCACAGGAAACGTTTGAAAGCGGGAATAGACAATTTAAATATAGGAGACGGCTTACCAGAGCATATTCCTGGCTCGTTAGAAGAGTGGCTTAGACTTTTACGACTTGAAGAATATCTTGGTGCTCTTCATCAACAGGGTATGCGTTCGGTAGAGGACGTAACGACTCTCACTTGGGAAGATCTGGAAGATATTGGAATTGTGCGTTTGGGCCATCAGAAAAAGTTGCTGCTAGCAATTAAGAGAGTTAAGGATATTCGTGCTGGTAAACGCATTCAGCCGCTGGATCTTGCACGACTACCGCCACATCCTGGACAAACACAA GATGTAGTCATTCAACGAGGTGGTCCTGATCTACCATCTCCCGACGAGGATTGTTCCTCGCCAGTTTTAAGATCTTTTCAAAGAGGAGGAAGCGATACTACGTCCGGGTCTGCATGGAGAAGCATGTATGCCGCTTTGCCAACCGATTACAATATCATCGGACGAGCTGGTTCACGAGGAAAGTCTTTAGAGAGTTTAGAGGATGCACCTCTTGGGTATCCTCCGTCTCCAGCTCCTTCCACGCACCCACAACAAATTGAATGGCGTCCACGTAGTTTCGAGGACGGAGATCTCACTCCTACTAATGATACTTCCGTGGTAGATGCAGGTGGAGGAACTCTTCCGCGCCCAAGGCATTGTCTTGTACGTCCACGACCTGTAGCCAAG GTCGCCGCGACTCCAGGGCAATTCAAGTCACTGCCAAGAGACTTTGATAACAAGTATCAATTAACTTATGGTCTTGAGAGTAGTCCACATCTTCCAAAACGTTGTCCACCGTCTCCTCCGAGGCGCCAAAGCTCCAGAGATACGAGTGGTACCGGTGTTGTTGGCGTTGGAGGAACGGCAGTCGGGGATGTCGTGATAGATTGCAGCGGACCAGTACCAACTGCTTCTTGCGACGATCATCATATGCATCATCATCAACATCATCACTTGCTTCATCATCCTTCGCCTCCACCTCCTGCACCCGCAGCAGCGCCATCCACACCGCCGCAAATGAATCGACCACCTTCTTCCATGTCTCGTTCTTGGGGTAGCGTCAGCGTTAATGTGAACGAAGAACACGAGTTAATAGCTTCTCTTGCTTTACAACACCGTAATGGTTCTGACGCCAGTTTTAAG TCAAGTTCCAGTACAGAATCAGATTCTCTGCCTTTCGCAAATGAAAATGCTGGTACGATAAAACAAAGAGCTGCTCGCGCACAAGAATATGCAAGTGGTAATTCTAATAACAATATTCAAAGCCATGGAATGACCCATCATTCTGGTGGTAGCGAACCGGCGGATGTGTTGAACGACATTGGGAATATGCTTGCAAATCTCACTGACGAACTTGACGCTATGCTCGAAGAGGAAAAGCGTCAAGGCTTGACTTCATAA
- the ckn gene encoding CRK like proto-oncogene, adaptor protein isoform X7, with protein sequence MNRPSKAVTQAKKVAPPAVPDVFRHSGSSFGSAGYASSEDSCFLPGSGPGGTTDEGSYGVPSGKSPGPIFTHPGFAFPSVVGKYAHAEDQGIDMTQSPGRDSPGSSGSGSGSRHSTASLDSGRASGYHLGPRGPGALTSSPRCSISSLGSHPDRPADLDVVHAWLTELQFEEYFPLFASAGYDLATITRMTPEDLTAIGIKKPNHRKRLKAGIDNLNIGDGLPEHIPGSLEEWLRLLRLEEYLGALHQQGMRSVEDVTTLTWEDLEDIGIVRLGHQKKLLLAIKRVKDIRAGKRIQPLDLARLPPHPGQTQDVVIQRGGPDLPSPDEDCSSPVLRSFQRGGSDTTSGSAWRSMYAALPTDYNIIGRAGSRGKSLESLEDAPLGYPPSPAPSTHPQQIEWRPRSFEDGDLTPTNDTSVVDAGGGTLPRPRHCLVRPRPVAKVAATPGQFKSLPRDFDNKYQLTYGLESSPHLPKRCPPSPPRRQSSRDTSGTGVVGVGGTAVGDVVIDCSGPVPTASCDDHHMHHHQHHHLLHHPSPPPPAPAAAPSTPPQMNRPPSSMSRSWGSVSVNVNEEHELIASLALQHRNGSDASFKSSSSTESDSLPFANENAGTIKQRAARAQEYASGNSNNNIQSHGMTHHSGGSEPADVLNDIGNMLANLTDELDAMLEEEKRQGLTS encoded by the exons ATGAACCGGCCGTCCAAAGCTGTAACCCAGGCGAAGAAAGTGGCACCACCAGCTGTACCCGATGTATTTCGACATTCTGGTTCCTCTTTTGGATCCGCTGGATATGCGAGCAGCGAAGATAGCTGCTTCCTGCCCGGAAGTGGACCAGGAGGAACAACGGACGAGGGTTCTTACGGAGTGCCATCTGGAAAAAGTCCGGGACCTATTTTTACTCATCCTGGCTTTGCTTTTCCATCGGTTGTCGGCAAATATGCTCATGCCGAAGATCAAG GAATCGACATGACTCAAAGTCCTGGAAGAGATAGTCCAGGTAGTTCAGGATCAGGTTCTGGTTCCAGGCATTCGACCGCTTCGCTAGATTCAGGAAGAGCCTCGGGGTATCATTTAGGTCCTAGAGGACCTGGTGCTCTCACTTCGTCTCCCAGGTGTTCTATTAGCTCGCTTGGCAGTCATCCTGACAGACCGGCGGATCTTGACGTCGTTCATGCTTGGTTGACCGAGCTCCAATTCGAGGAATATTTCCCATTGTTTGCTTCTGCCGGTTACGATCTTGCTACTATAACGCGTATGACGCCGGAGGATTTAACAGCAATAG GGATCAAGAAGCCTAATCACAGGAAACGTTTGAAAGCGGGAATAGACAATTTAAATATAGGAGACGGCTTACCAGAGCATATTCCTGGCTCGTTAGAAGAGTGGCTTAGACTTTTACGACTTGAAGAATATCTTGGTGCTCTTCATCAACAGGGTATGCGTTCGGTAGAGGACGTAACGACTCTCACTTGGGAAGATCTGGAAGATATTGGAATTGTGCGTTTGGGCCATCAGAAAAAGTTGCTGCTAGCAATTAAGAGAGTTAAGGATATTCGTGCTGGTAAACGCATTCAGCCGCTGGATCTTGCACGACTACCGCCACATCCTGGACAAACACAA GATGTAGTCATTCAACGAGGTGGTCCTGATCTACCATCTCCCGACGAGGATTGTTCCTCGCCAGTTTTAAGATCTTTTCAAAGAGGAGGAAGCGATACTACGTCCGGGTCTGCATGGAGAAGCATGTATGCCGCTTTGCCAACCGATTACAATATCATCGGACGAGCTGGTTCACGAGGAAAGTCTTTAGAGAGTTTAGAGGATGCACCTCTTGGGTATCCTCCGTCTCCAGCTCCTTCCACGCACCCACAACAAATTGAATGGCGTCCACGTAGTTTCGAGGACGGAGATCTCACTCCTACTAATGATACTTCCGTGGTAGATGCAGGTGGAGGAACTCTTCCGCGCCCAAGGCATTGTCTTGTACGTCCACGACCTGTAGCCAAG GTCGCCGCGACTCCAGGGCAATTCAAGTCACTGCCAAGAGACTTTGATAACAAGTATCAATTAACTTATGGTCTTGAGAGTAGTCCACATCTTCCAAAACGTTGTCCACCGTCTCCTCCGAGGCGCCAAAGCTCCAGAGATACGAGTGGTACCGGTGTTGTTGGCGTTGGAGGAACGGCAGTCGGGGATGTCGTGATAGATTGCAGCGGACCAGTACCAACTGCTTCTTGCGACGATCATCATATGCATCATCATCAACATCATCACTTGCTTCATCATCCTTCGCCTCCACCTCCTGCACCCGCAGCAGCGCCATCCACACCGCCGCAAATGAATCGACCACCTTCTTCCATGTCTCGTTCTTGGGGTAGCGTCAGCGTTAATGTGAACGAAGAACACGAGTTAATAGCTTCTCTTGCTTTACAACACCGTAATGGTTCTGACGCCAGTTTTAAG TCAAGTTCCAGTACAGAATCAGATTCTCTGCCTTTCGCAAATGAAAATGCTGGTACGATAAAACAAAGAGCTGCTCGCGCACAAGAATATGCAAGTGGTAATTCTAATAACAATATTCAAAGCCATGGAATGACCCATCATTCTGGTGGTAGCGAACCGGCGGATGTGTTGAACGACATTGGGAATATGCTTGCAAATCTCACTGACGAACTTGACGCTATGCTCGAAGAGGAAAAGCGTCAAGGCTTGACTTCATAA
- the ckn gene encoding CRK like proto-oncogene, adaptor protein isoform X4: MRRISVGGMNRPSKAVTQAKKVAPPAVPDVFRHSGSSFGSAGYASSEDSCFLPGSGPGGTTDEGSYGVPSGKSPGPIFTHPGFAFPSVVGKYAHAEDQGIDMTQSPGRDSPGSSGSGSGSRHSTASLDSGRASGYHLGPRGPGALTSSPRCSISSLGSHPDRPADLDVVHAWLTELQFEEYFPLFASAGYDLATITRMTPEDLTAIGIKKPNHRKRLKAGIDNLNIGDGLPEHIPGSLEEWLRLLRLEEYLGALHQQGMRSVEDVTTLTWEDLEDIGIVRLGHQKKLLLAIKRVKDIRAGKRIQPLDLARLPPHPGQTQDVVIQRGGPDLPSPDEDCSSPVLRSFQRGGSDTTSGSAWRSMYAALPTDYNIIGRAGSRGKSLESLEDAPLGYPPSPAPSTHPQQIEWRPRSFEDGDLTPTNDTSVVDAGGGTLPRPRHCLVRPRPVAKVAATPGQFKSLPRDFDNKYQLTYGLESSPHLPKRCPPSPPRRQSSRDTSGTGVVGVGGTAVGDVVIDCSGPVPTASCDDHHMHHHQHHHLLHHPSPPPPAPAAAPSTPPQMNRPPSSMSRSWGSVSVNVNEEHELIASLALQHRNGSDASFKSSSSTESDSLPFANENAGTIKQRAARAQEYASGNSNNNIQSHGMTHHSGGSEPADVLNDIGNMLANLTDELDAMLEEEKRQGLTS; the protein is encoded by the exons ATGAGGCGCATTAGCG TTGGCGGCATGAACCGGCCGTCCAAAGCTGTAACCCAGGCGAAGAAAGTGGCACCACCAGCTGTACCCGATGTATTTCGACATTCTGGTTCCTCTTTTGGATCCGCTGGATATGCGAGCAGCGAAGATAGCTGCTTCCTGCCCGGAAGTGGACCAGGAGGAACAACGGACGAGGGTTCTTACGGAGTGCCATCTGGAAAAAGTCCGGGACCTATTTTTACTCATCCTGGCTTTGCTTTTCCATCGGTTGTCGGCAAATATGCTCATGCCGAAGATCAAG GAATCGACATGACTCAAAGTCCTGGAAGAGATAGTCCAGGTAGTTCAGGATCAGGTTCTGGTTCCAGGCATTCGACCGCTTCGCTAGATTCAGGAAGAGCCTCGGGGTATCATTTAGGTCCTAGAGGACCTGGTGCTCTCACTTCGTCTCCCAGGTGTTCTATTAGCTCGCTTGGCAGTCATCCTGACAGACCGGCGGATCTTGACGTCGTTCATGCTTGGTTGACCGAGCTCCAATTCGAGGAATATTTCCCATTGTTTGCTTCTGCCGGTTACGATCTTGCTACTATAACGCGTATGACGCCGGAGGATTTAACAGCAATAG GGATCAAGAAGCCTAATCACAGGAAACGTTTGAAAGCGGGAATAGACAATTTAAATATAGGAGACGGCTTACCAGAGCATATTCCTGGCTCGTTAGAAGAGTGGCTTAGACTTTTACGACTTGAAGAATATCTTGGTGCTCTTCATCAACAGGGTATGCGTTCGGTAGAGGACGTAACGACTCTCACTTGGGAAGATCTGGAAGATATTGGAATTGTGCGTTTGGGCCATCAGAAAAAGTTGCTGCTAGCAATTAAGAGAGTTAAGGATATTCGTGCTGGTAAACGCATTCAGCCGCTGGATCTTGCACGACTACCGCCACATCCTGGACAAACACAA GATGTAGTCATTCAACGAGGTGGTCCTGATCTACCATCTCCCGACGAGGATTGTTCCTCGCCAGTTTTAAGATCTTTTCAAAGAGGAGGAAGCGATACTACGTCCGGGTCTGCATGGAGAAGCATGTATGCCGCTTTGCCAACCGATTACAATATCATCGGACGAGCTGGTTCACGAGGAAAGTCTTTAGAGAGTTTAGAGGATGCACCTCTTGGGTATCCTCCGTCTCCAGCTCCTTCCACGCACCCACAACAAATTGAATGGCGTCCACGTAGTTTCGAGGACGGAGATCTCACTCCTACTAATGATACTTCCGTGGTAGATGCAGGTGGAGGAACTCTTCCGCGCCCAAGGCATTGTCTTGTACGTCCACGACCTGTAGCCAAG GTCGCCGCGACTCCAGGGCAATTCAAGTCACTGCCAAGAGACTTTGATAACAAGTATCAATTAACTTATGGTCTTGAGAGTAGTCCACATCTTCCAAAACGTTGTCCACCGTCTCCTCCGAGGCGCCAAAGCTCCAGAGATACGAGTGGTACCGGTGTTGTTGGCGTTGGAGGAACGGCAGTCGGGGATGTCGTGATAGATTGCAGCGGACCAGTACCAACTGCTTCTTGCGACGATCATCATATGCATCATCATCAACATCATCACTTGCTTCATCATCCTTCGCCTCCACCTCCTGCACCCGCAGCAGCGCCATCCACACCGCCGCAAATGAATCGACCACCTTCTTCCATGTCTCGTTCTTGGGGTAGCGTCAGCGTTAATGTGAACGAAGAACACGAGTTAATAGCTTCTCTTGCTTTACAACACCGTAATGGTTCTGACGCCAGTTTTAAG TCAAGTTCCAGTACAGAATCAGATTCTCTGCCTTTCGCAAATGAAAATGCTGGTACGATAAAACAAAGAGCTGCTCGCGCACAAGAATATGCAAGTGGTAATTCTAATAACAATATTCAAAGCCATGGAATGACCCATCATTCTGGTGGTAGCGAACCGGCGGATGTGTTGAACGACATTGGGAATATGCTTGCAAATCTCACTGACGAACTTGACGCTATGCTCGAAGAGGAAAAGCGTCAAGGCTTGACTTCATAA